Proteins from a genomic interval of Pelagicoccus enzymogenes:
- a CDS encoding L-aspartate oxidase, whose protein sequence is METIRTDCLVIGAGLAGTAYAHHACSQGLSVTMICADQLSAGANSKWAQGGIIYDTSYHPDQLEKDIMVASANTANPEAVRCLVREGQAAVQDLLLDRLDIPFDRSESGDLQFTREGGHSDKRIIYAKDVTGRAILNNFHEYVRGIQNLNILENHVAIDLLTLSHNSVYSIDKYKPITCIGVYALDTLSGEVKAIIAKKTILATGGLGQVFKNTTNQPGVVGHGVAMARRVGARIIDLEYIQFHPTVFLKKNCQLFLVSEAVRGEGGVLVNGDGHAFMDSQHPMKSLAPRDIVARAIHRELIASGENCVYIDLSKLKPDFIRERFPSIHERALACGVDISREPIPVAPAAHYTCGGVYTDLAGRSSVANLNAIGETACTGLHGANRLASTSLLECLVSAKLTARADVEDIRKDQFHLPEVKEWVSPERAADEVLIQQDMRLIKNTMWNYVGLIRSPRRLQRARRILGQLDEEISSFYAGARLTRSLVELRNAVKAALLVVHAASLNPESKGSHYIAAEDEEIDGPAEAYDEGK, encoded by the coding sequence GTGGAAACGATCCGTACAGACTGCCTCGTCATAGGGGCTGGGCTCGCTGGTACTGCCTACGCGCACCATGCGTGTAGCCAAGGATTGTCGGTGACGATGATCTGCGCTGACCAGCTTTCGGCTGGGGCCAACAGCAAGTGGGCCCAAGGGGGCATCATTTATGACACCTCTTACCATCCTGACCAGCTCGAGAAGGATATAATGGTTGCCTCGGCGAATACGGCGAATCCGGAAGCCGTGCGTTGTTTGGTCCGGGAAGGGCAGGCCGCAGTGCAGGACTTGTTGCTCGACCGTTTGGACATCCCTTTCGATCGCAGCGAATCCGGTGACTTGCAGTTCACGCGTGAAGGTGGACATAGCGACAAGCGGATCATCTATGCCAAGGATGTTACGGGACGCGCCATCCTAAACAATTTCCACGAATATGTCCGAGGTATCCAGAATCTCAATATCCTAGAGAACCACGTCGCCATCGATTTGCTGACGCTGTCCCACAATTCCGTGTATTCGATCGACAAGTACAAGCCGATCACCTGCATTGGAGTGTACGCCCTCGATACCTTGAGCGGGGAGGTGAAAGCGATCATCGCCAAGAAGACGATCTTGGCGACGGGTGGGCTCGGACAAGTCTTCAAGAACACGACCAATCAGCCCGGCGTTGTCGGACACGGCGTTGCGATGGCGCGTCGGGTGGGCGCTCGCATCATCGATCTGGAGTACATTCAGTTTCACCCCACTGTGTTCCTCAAAAAGAATTGTCAGCTCTTTTTGGTTTCCGAGGCCGTTCGAGGTGAAGGTGGAGTGTTGGTCAATGGAGATGGCCATGCTTTCATGGACAGTCAGCACCCCATGAAATCATTGGCTCCTCGCGACATCGTGGCCCGGGCTATCCATCGGGAGCTCATCGCGAGCGGGGAGAATTGCGTCTACATCGACCTTTCGAAATTGAAGCCGGATTTCATCCGAGAACGTTTTCCCTCGATACATGAGAGGGCGCTCGCTTGCGGTGTGGATATCAGTAGAGAGCCGATTCCTGTGGCGCCGGCAGCGCATTACACTTGCGGGGGAGTCTACACGGACCTGGCGGGTCGATCCTCCGTCGCGAATCTCAATGCCATCGGCGAAACTGCTTGTACGGGCCTGCACGGGGCGAATCGCTTGGCGAGTACCTCGCTCTTGGAGTGTTTGGTCTCGGCGAAGCTTACGGCTCGAGCGGACGTGGAAGACATACGGAAGGACCAATTTCATCTACCGGAAGTCAAGGAGTGGGTCAGTCCGGAACGCGCTGCGGACGAAGTGTTGATCCAGCAGGACATGCGTCTGATCAAGAATACGATGTGGAACTATGTCGGGCTCATTCGTTCGCCGCGACGCCTCCAGCGGGCGCGTCGAATCCTCGGGCAACTGGATGAGGAGATCAGCAGCTTCTACGCAGGGGCACGCTTGACGCGATCCTTGGTGGAGCTGCGCAACGCAGTGAAGGCGGCCCTGCTCGTCGTCCACGCGGCGAGCCTGAATCCTGAAAGCAAGGGAAGCCACTACATCGCCGCGGAAGACGAGGAAATTGACGGTCCTGCTGAGGCTTACGACGAGGGAAAGTAG
- the nadA gene encoding quinolinate synthase NadA, translating into MVSAADNRKYTEAQIAEEAERLLAKLMHVECEASRSWNLEACREIAPLTLEINELKKEKGAVILAHSYVEPEIVYGVADFAGDSYMLSLKAKESGAKSIVFSGVVFMAETAKILSPDSQVVVPDRASGCSLADSLTGEQLRELKKAYPDAAVVCYINSTAEVKAECDVCVTSSNVYKIVASLPQKQVLFVPDRLMAENIRVEMKKLGIDKEIVSSDGTCIVHDNFDPETIAEARSKFPGLKVVSHPECTLNITEKSDYVGSTGGMMQYVKATEAPYFMMLTECGLVERIEVEAPEKRFISGCKLCPYMKMNSLEKIRDVLVAPRPEQVIELDEDLRQKALYSIDRMFEIAEGAPHQPGKGC; encoded by the coding sequence ATGGTAAGCGCAGCAGACAACAGAAAATACACGGAAGCTCAAATCGCGGAGGAGGCAGAGCGCCTGCTCGCAAAACTCATGCACGTGGAGTGCGAGGCCAGCCGATCCTGGAACTTGGAAGCTTGTCGTGAAATCGCTCCGCTCACCTTGGAGATCAACGAGCTGAAGAAGGAGAAAGGGGCCGTGATCTTGGCTCACTCCTACGTTGAACCTGAGATCGTCTACGGGGTCGCAGATTTCGCGGGCGACTCCTACATGCTGAGCTTGAAGGCGAAGGAGTCGGGCGCGAAGAGCATCGTTTTCTCAGGGGTGGTTTTCATGGCTGAGACCGCCAAGATTCTCTCGCCGGATTCCCAGGTGGTGGTTCCGGATAGAGCTTCTGGTTGTTCTCTAGCGGATTCGCTGACTGGAGAGCAGTTGCGGGAACTTAAAAAAGCGTATCCGGACGCCGCGGTGGTTTGCTACATCAACAGCACGGCAGAAGTTAAGGCTGAGTGCGATGTGTGCGTCACCTCCAGCAACGTCTACAAGATCGTGGCCTCCCTGCCGCAGAAGCAGGTCCTCTTCGTGCCGGATCGTTTGATGGCGGAAAATATCCGGGTGGAGATGAAGAAGCTGGGAATCGACAAGGAAATCGTTTCTTCGGACGGCACTTGCATCGTTCACGATAATTTCGATCCCGAAACAATCGCCGAAGCTCGTTCGAAGTTTCCCGGTCTCAAGGTCGTTTCCCATCCGGAATGTACCTTGAATATCACCGAGAAGAGCGACTACGTGGGCAGTACTGGCGGTATGATGCAGTACGTCAAGGCGACGGAAGCTCCTTATTTCATGATGCTTACGGAGTGCGGCCTTGTGGAACGCATCGAAGTAGAGGCTCCGGAAAAGCGTTTCATCTCTGGGTGCAAGCTCTGCCCTTACATGAAGATGAACTCTTTGGAAAAGATTCGTGACGTGTTGGTTGCTCCGAGACCGGAGCAGGTGATCGAATTGGACGAGGATCTTCGCCAAAAAGCGCTTTACTCGATCGACCGGATGTTCGAGATCGCCGAGGGGGCCCCGCATCAACCCGGCAAGGGATGCTAG
- a CDS encoding NAD(P)H-dependent oxidoreductase: MATLNVKDILEQLNWRYATKEFDASRKIPAETIEALEEALVLTPSSFGLQPWKFFVVETQSVKDQFPAVSWNQQQPKDCSHLVVLASRVGYERDDVGAFISRMAEVRKVSEESLSGYESFAGGFVDQANEQGWIDVWAQKQVYIALGQLMFAAAALGIDACPMEGIDPKAYDKILGIEGSGYSTVVACPLGYRSAQDKYATTQKVRFAKSDLIQRV; encoded by the coding sequence ATGGCTACATTAAACGTAAAAGACATTCTCGAACAGTTGAACTGGCGCTACGCCACCAAGGAATTTGATGCTTCCCGAAAGATTCCCGCCGAGACGATTGAGGCGCTGGAGGAGGCTCTTGTGCTGACGCCTTCTTCTTTTGGGCTCCAGCCTTGGAAGTTCTTCGTGGTCGAGACGCAATCGGTCAAGGACCAGTTTCCTGCCGTTTCCTGGAACCAGCAGCAGCCGAAGGACTGCTCTCACCTAGTGGTGCTCGCTTCTCGAGTGGGCTATGAAAGGGATGACGTTGGCGCGTTCATTTCCCGCATGGCGGAAGTGCGCAAGGTCTCCGAGGAAAGCCTTTCTGGCTACGAAAGCTTTGCGGGAGGGTTCGTGGACCAAGCGAACGAGCAGGGGTGGATCGACGTGTGGGCTCAAAAGCAGGTATACATTGCTCTAGGCCAATTGATGTTCGCTGCTGCCGCCCTTGGTATCGACGCATGCCCAATGGAGGGGATCGATCCCAAGGCTTACGACAAGATTCTGGGTATCGAGGGCTCGGGCTACTCGACGGTGGTCGCTTGCCCGCTCGGCTATCGCTCGGCCCAGGACAAGTATGCCACCACGCAGAAGGTGCGCTTCGCTAAGTCGGACCTGATCCAACGCGTCTAA